The following proteins are co-located in the Chaetodon trifascialis isolate fChaTrf1 chromosome 14, fChaTrf1.hap1, whole genome shotgun sequence genome:
- the ahi1 gene encoding jouberin isoform X1, protein MPAGESEDRAKTRERFNEVFKKYTESEKKKAKKKNTETQETIVLQSLKKNLNLEKDTEDDETILQNTYQPEQGSPRYTKNKRRERETVEKANINNSRNQEESQTSKSKRKSKRELPSLPVPEDNSSYIQEDADASKSEIALEPDDGGGGKEPKQRSKKGKSRGSTEAKAESQVEDKEDKLLHEYQQQIAREEERTLKKTRVKTEDESIVSQNVTLNNDVGKKKKKKLKSVLAQSEESRDQDEDADQDADVENETETKGKKKKKKKKHVVKEESETEADAAQQPTFDDSLVLGVYVHRTDRLKNNLLVSHPMVKIHVVDEVTGQYVKKEDCHRPVSSFYEQENVDHILPIMTQPFDFKKNKSIIPEWQEQIIFNERFGYFVQQNAESPRVSLFFEILDPITMEEARANADVDKHERGFRKIAWAFLKLVGTNGVLNIDSKLRLQLFCPPPRAKRQPKTIEVVEWWRKYPRSKYASTLYVTVKGIKLPEHVDPSIRSMMALQEERGSTSYSELQNEVTKKSLTQALDSKPPALRWSRLPGQVCRIPNKPMLSFRGGQMGCFTVLFSHAGTILAAACADRDAFPVVVYEIPSGKVLAAFSGHLKIVYDLCWSRDDRSLLSASSDGTVREWNVERLLGTAQKVLPHPSFVYCAQYHPTAQNLVVTGGYDSLVRVWRLNVDDVNGQLLQEFEGHSSFINTVCFDSEGRRMFSADNTGLIIVWKTSVSDSKQRQPCHRWCVEKKIDESDLSGIPINMLQLHPNGRCLLIHSKDSVLRMMDLRILAVKKYTGATNYRERIYSSFTPCGNFIFSGSEDGMAYVWNTDTGDQVAVYSELCYPTALHGVSFHPHENMVAFCAFGQSQPVHVYLYDRKASQLEVHNIKAASATSRSASVDTKTIRHTPDPPALQDASAASTIDQFAQATRLALKMQCVKEQLDSVLEPHQRSSTSGFYEHDKMGTSHTGRSLTSDSLTTGLNASLPPPSLLSPHSKLQLSGSLAEQLIPQAALSTQNRGFSPVGQRLKGASSFRLQSTLPDHISSGFHVETDSAPVQQVVVSLYDYSANRSDELTIRRGDVIQVLYKDNDNWWFGRLNNGQQGYFLASYVADQRDFHDEGTQSVDAHAALCEAAAERSTPTRVSAAISSSGELRFLSEPTLSDTEPELTDARARRKKKVKKPGVPAPSSQATFSDADASESTSTRMRGRSTDRPLPKRPTGRTNSAFQPDA, encoded by the exons ATGCCAGCAG GTGAGAGTGAAGACCGGGCGAAGACCCGGGAAAGATTCAATGAAGTGTTCAAGAAATACACTGaatcagagaagaaaaaggcgaagaagaaaaacactgaaactcagGAGACAATTGTG CTTCAGAGTCTAAAAAAGAATCTCAACCTTGAGAAGGACACAGAAGACGATGAGACCATCCTCCAGAACACTTATCAGCCCGAACAGGGCAGCCCTCGCTACACCAAGAATAAACGAAGAGAGAGGGAAACGGTGGAAAAAGCGAATatcaacaacagcagaaacCAAGAGGAGAGTCAGACTTCAAAAAGCAAGAGGAAAAGTAAGAGGGAgcttccttccctccctgtaCCTGAGGACAACTCAAGTTACATCCAGGAGGATGCTGATGCTTCCAAGTCTGAGATCGCTTTGGAGCCAGATGATGGAGGTGGTGGAAAGGAACCAAAGCAAAGAAGTAAGAAGGGGAAAAGCCGAGGAAGCACAGAGGCCAAGGCTGAGAGTCAggtggaggacaaggaggataAGCTGCTGCATGAATACCAGCAGCAGATTGCacgggaggaggagaggacttTAAAGAAGACGAGGGTCAAGACTGAGGACGAGAGCATTGTCTCCCAAAATGTTACGCTGAATAATGATGtcggaaagaagaaaaagaaaaagctgaaatcTGTACTCGCACAGTCGGAAGAAAG TAGGGATCAAGATGAAGATGCTGACCAGGATGCCGACGtggaaaatgaaacagaaaccaagggaaagaagaaaaagaagaagaaaaagcacg TTGTCAAAGAAGAGAGTGAAACGGAGGCAGATGCAGCACAGCAACCGACGTTTGATGACAGCCTCGTGCTGGGAGTGTACGTCCACAGGACAGACCGCCTCAAGAACAACCTGCTGGTCTCACACCCCATGGTCAAGATCCATGTTGTGGACGAAGTCACTGGACAGTATGTGAAGAAAGAAGACTG CCATCGTCCAGTCTCCTCCTTTTACGAGCAAGAGAACGTCGACCACATCCTCCCCATCATGACTCAACCCTTTGACTTCAAGAAGAACAAATCCATCATCCCTGAGTGGCAGGAGCAGATCATCTTCAATGAGCGCTTTGGTTACTTTGTTCAACAAAACGCTGAAAGCCCCAGAGTTTCACTCTTCTTTGAA ATCCTGGACCCCATAACCATGGAAGAGGCAAGGGCCAACGCTGACGTTGACAAGCATGAGCGAGGATTCAGAAAGATTGCGTGGGCATTCCTCAAG CTTGTCGGTACGAATGGTGTGCTGAACATCGACAGTAAGCTTCGCCTCCAGCTCTTCTGTCCTCCACCTCGGGCCAAGAGACAACCTAAAACAATTGAGGTGGTcgagtggtggaggaagtaccCCCGGAGCAAATACGCATCCACCCTTTATGTAACGGTGAAAGGCATCAAACTCCCTGAGCAT GTGGACCCAAGCATCCGGTCCATGATGGCACTGCAGGAGGAGCGGGGCAGCACCTCCTACAGTGAACTGCAGAACGAGGTCACCAAGAAAAGCCTGACACAGGCACTGGACAGCAAGCCGCCGGCCCTGAGGTGGAGCAGGCTGCCCGGACAG GTCTGTCGGATTCCTAACAAGCCCATGCTGTCGTTCCGTGGTGGTCAGATGGGCTGTTTCACAGTGCTCTTCTCTCACGCTGGGACAATACTGGCTGCCGCTTGTGCTGACAGAGATGCTTTCCCTGTTGTCG TGTATGAGATTCCCTCTGGCAAGGTGTTGGCTGCCTTCAGTGGACATCTGAAAATAGTCTATGATCTGTGCTGGTCCAGAGACGATCGGAGCCTtttgtctgcctcctctgaTGGAACTGTCAG AGAGTGGAACGTGGAGAGGCTACTGGGAACAGCCCAGAAGGTACTCCCTCACCCATCCTTTGTGTACTGCGCTCAGTACCACCCCACAGCCCAGAACCTGGTGGTGACGGGGGGCTATGACTCTCTGGTACGAGTGTGGAGGCTCAATGTCGATGATGTGAAcggccagctgctgcaggagttcGAGGGGCACAGCAGCTTCAtcaacacagtttgttttgacTCTGAAG GAAGGAGAATGTTCTCTGCAGACAACACAGGCCTCATCATTGTGTGGAAGACTTCAGTCAGTGACAGCAAGCAGCGTCAGCCATGTCATCGCTGGTGTGTGGAGAAG AAAATTGATGAGAGTGACCTCAGCGGCATCCCCATCAACATGCTGCAGCTCCATCCAAACGGCCGGTGCCTGCTCATCCATTCCAAAGACAGCGTGCTGAGGATGATGGACTTGAGAAT CCTGGCTGTGAAGAAGTACACTGGAGCCACAAACTACAGAGAGAGGATCTACAGCAGCTTCACGCCATGTGGGAACTTCATCTTCTCTGGTAGCGAGGATGGGATGGCGTATGTCTGGAATACTGACACAG GTGACCAAGTTGCAGTCTACTCCGAGCTCTGCTACCCCACCGCTCTCCACGGCGTGTCGTTTCACCCTCATGAAAACATGGTCGCTTTCTGCGCCTTCGGTCAGAGTCAGCCTGTGCACGTGTACCTGTACGACCGCAAAG cgtcccagctggAGGTGCACAATATAAAAGCAGCGTCAGCCACGAGCAGATCAGCTTCTGTGGACACCAAAACCATCAGACACACTCCTGACCCCCCAGCGTTACAGGACGCATCTGCTGCTTCAACCATAGACCAGTTTGCTCAAGCGACAAGGCTTGCATTGAAAATGCAGTGTGTTAAGGAGCAGCTGGATTCCGTACTT GAGCCACATCAGAGGTCTTCAACTTCTGGATTCTATGAGCACG ATAAAATGGGGACTTCTCACACGGGGAGGAGTTTGACATCAGATTCTCTCACA ACGGGATTAAATGCTTCGTTAccacctccatctctcctgTCGCCGCACTCCAAGCTGCAGCTGTCTGGCTCTCTGGCGGAGCAGCTTATCCCCCAGGCAGCCCTGAGCACCCAAAACC GCGGGTTCAGTCCAGTCGGTCAGCGCCTCAAAGGAGCTTCATCTTTCAGGCTACAGTCG ACCCTCCCTGACCACATTTCCTCAGGTTTCCACGTGGAAACAGACTCTGCTCCCGTCCAGCAAGTA GTCGTCTCGCTCTATGACTACAGCGCCAATCGATCTGATGAGTTGACCATACGGCGCGGTGATGTCATCCAAGTGCTGTACAAAGACAATGACAACTGGTGGTTCGGTCGTCTGAACAACGGGCAGCAGGGATATTTTCTCGCTTCTTATGTAGCAGATCAGA GAGATTTCCATGACGAGGGGACTCAGTCTGTAGATGCACACGCAGCCCTGTGTGAGGCGGCTGCTGAGAGGTCAACGCCAACCAGG GTATCTGCTGCAATTAGCTCCTCTGGGGAACTCCGGTTTCTTTCTGAGCCGACCCTTTCGGACACCGAGCCTGAGCTGACCGATGCCAG AGCCAGAAGGAAAAAGAAGGTGAAAAAGCCAGGAGTCCCCGCACCGTCATCTCAAGCCACATTCTCAGATGCAGACGCTTCGGAGTCGACGAGCACCAGGATGAGAGGCAGATCGACAGACAGGCCGCTCCCCAAGAGACCGACAGGCCGGACTAACAGTGCCTTCCAGCCTGATGCATGA
- the ahi1 gene encoding jouberin isoform X2 — protein MPAGESEDRAKTRERFNEVFKKYTESEKKKAKKKNTETQETIVLQSLKKNLNLEKDTEDDETILQNTYQPEQGSPRYTKNKRRERETVEKANINNSRNQEESQTSKSKRKSKRELPSLPVPEDNSSYIQEDADASKSEIALEPDDGGGGKEPKQRSKKGKSRGSTEAKAESQVEDKEDKLLHEYQQQIAREEERTLKKTRVKTEDESIVSQNVTLNNDVGKKKKKKLKSVLAQSEERDQDEDADQDADVENETETKGKKKKKKKKHVVKEESETEADAAQQPTFDDSLVLGVYVHRTDRLKNNLLVSHPMVKIHVVDEVTGQYVKKEDCHRPVSSFYEQENVDHILPIMTQPFDFKKNKSIIPEWQEQIIFNERFGYFVQQNAESPRVSLFFEILDPITMEEARANADVDKHERGFRKIAWAFLKLVGTNGVLNIDSKLRLQLFCPPPRAKRQPKTIEVVEWWRKYPRSKYASTLYVTVKGIKLPEHVDPSIRSMMALQEERGSTSYSELQNEVTKKSLTQALDSKPPALRWSRLPGQVCRIPNKPMLSFRGGQMGCFTVLFSHAGTILAAACADRDAFPVVVYEIPSGKVLAAFSGHLKIVYDLCWSRDDRSLLSASSDGTVREWNVERLLGTAQKVLPHPSFVYCAQYHPTAQNLVVTGGYDSLVRVWRLNVDDVNGQLLQEFEGHSSFINTVCFDSEGRRMFSADNTGLIIVWKTSVSDSKQRQPCHRWCVEKKIDESDLSGIPINMLQLHPNGRCLLIHSKDSVLRMMDLRILAVKKYTGATNYRERIYSSFTPCGNFIFSGSEDGMAYVWNTDTGDQVAVYSELCYPTALHGVSFHPHENMVAFCAFGQSQPVHVYLYDRKASQLEVHNIKAASATSRSASVDTKTIRHTPDPPALQDASAASTIDQFAQATRLALKMQCVKEQLDSVLEPHQRSSTSGFYEHDKMGTSHTGRSLTSDSLTTGLNASLPPPSLLSPHSKLQLSGSLAEQLIPQAALSTQNRGFSPVGQRLKGASSFRLQSTLPDHISSGFHVETDSAPVQQVVVSLYDYSANRSDELTIRRGDVIQVLYKDNDNWWFGRLNNGQQGYFLASYVADQRDFHDEGTQSVDAHAALCEAAAERSTPTRVSAAISSSGELRFLSEPTLSDTEPELTDARARRKKKVKKPGVPAPSSQATFSDADASESTSTRMRGRSTDRPLPKRPTGRTNSAFQPDA, from the exons ATGCCAGCAG GTGAGAGTGAAGACCGGGCGAAGACCCGGGAAAGATTCAATGAAGTGTTCAAGAAATACACTGaatcagagaagaaaaaggcgaagaagaaaaacactgaaactcagGAGACAATTGTG CTTCAGAGTCTAAAAAAGAATCTCAACCTTGAGAAGGACACAGAAGACGATGAGACCATCCTCCAGAACACTTATCAGCCCGAACAGGGCAGCCCTCGCTACACCAAGAATAAACGAAGAGAGAGGGAAACGGTGGAAAAAGCGAATatcaacaacagcagaaacCAAGAGGAGAGTCAGACTTCAAAAAGCAAGAGGAAAAGTAAGAGGGAgcttccttccctccctgtaCCTGAGGACAACTCAAGTTACATCCAGGAGGATGCTGATGCTTCCAAGTCTGAGATCGCTTTGGAGCCAGATGATGGAGGTGGTGGAAAGGAACCAAAGCAAAGAAGTAAGAAGGGGAAAAGCCGAGGAAGCACAGAGGCCAAGGCTGAGAGTCAggtggaggacaaggaggataAGCTGCTGCATGAATACCAGCAGCAGATTGCacgggaggaggagaggacttTAAAGAAGACGAGGGTCAAGACTGAGGACGAGAGCATTGTCTCCCAAAATGTTACGCTGAATAATGATGtcggaaagaagaaaaagaaaaagctgaaatcTGTACTCGCACAGTCGGAAGAAAG GGATCAAGATGAAGATGCTGACCAGGATGCCGACGtggaaaatgaaacagaaaccaagggaaagaagaaaaagaagaagaaaaagcacg TTGTCAAAGAAGAGAGTGAAACGGAGGCAGATGCAGCACAGCAACCGACGTTTGATGACAGCCTCGTGCTGGGAGTGTACGTCCACAGGACAGACCGCCTCAAGAACAACCTGCTGGTCTCACACCCCATGGTCAAGATCCATGTTGTGGACGAAGTCACTGGACAGTATGTGAAGAAAGAAGACTG CCATCGTCCAGTCTCCTCCTTTTACGAGCAAGAGAACGTCGACCACATCCTCCCCATCATGACTCAACCCTTTGACTTCAAGAAGAACAAATCCATCATCCCTGAGTGGCAGGAGCAGATCATCTTCAATGAGCGCTTTGGTTACTTTGTTCAACAAAACGCTGAAAGCCCCAGAGTTTCACTCTTCTTTGAA ATCCTGGACCCCATAACCATGGAAGAGGCAAGGGCCAACGCTGACGTTGACAAGCATGAGCGAGGATTCAGAAAGATTGCGTGGGCATTCCTCAAG CTTGTCGGTACGAATGGTGTGCTGAACATCGACAGTAAGCTTCGCCTCCAGCTCTTCTGTCCTCCACCTCGGGCCAAGAGACAACCTAAAACAATTGAGGTGGTcgagtggtggaggaagtaccCCCGGAGCAAATACGCATCCACCCTTTATGTAACGGTGAAAGGCATCAAACTCCCTGAGCAT GTGGACCCAAGCATCCGGTCCATGATGGCACTGCAGGAGGAGCGGGGCAGCACCTCCTACAGTGAACTGCAGAACGAGGTCACCAAGAAAAGCCTGACACAGGCACTGGACAGCAAGCCGCCGGCCCTGAGGTGGAGCAGGCTGCCCGGACAG GTCTGTCGGATTCCTAACAAGCCCATGCTGTCGTTCCGTGGTGGTCAGATGGGCTGTTTCACAGTGCTCTTCTCTCACGCTGGGACAATACTGGCTGCCGCTTGTGCTGACAGAGATGCTTTCCCTGTTGTCG TGTATGAGATTCCCTCTGGCAAGGTGTTGGCTGCCTTCAGTGGACATCTGAAAATAGTCTATGATCTGTGCTGGTCCAGAGACGATCGGAGCCTtttgtctgcctcctctgaTGGAACTGTCAG AGAGTGGAACGTGGAGAGGCTACTGGGAACAGCCCAGAAGGTACTCCCTCACCCATCCTTTGTGTACTGCGCTCAGTACCACCCCACAGCCCAGAACCTGGTGGTGACGGGGGGCTATGACTCTCTGGTACGAGTGTGGAGGCTCAATGTCGATGATGTGAAcggccagctgctgcaggagttcGAGGGGCACAGCAGCTTCAtcaacacagtttgttttgacTCTGAAG GAAGGAGAATGTTCTCTGCAGACAACACAGGCCTCATCATTGTGTGGAAGACTTCAGTCAGTGACAGCAAGCAGCGTCAGCCATGTCATCGCTGGTGTGTGGAGAAG AAAATTGATGAGAGTGACCTCAGCGGCATCCCCATCAACATGCTGCAGCTCCATCCAAACGGCCGGTGCCTGCTCATCCATTCCAAAGACAGCGTGCTGAGGATGATGGACTTGAGAAT CCTGGCTGTGAAGAAGTACACTGGAGCCACAAACTACAGAGAGAGGATCTACAGCAGCTTCACGCCATGTGGGAACTTCATCTTCTCTGGTAGCGAGGATGGGATGGCGTATGTCTGGAATACTGACACAG GTGACCAAGTTGCAGTCTACTCCGAGCTCTGCTACCCCACCGCTCTCCACGGCGTGTCGTTTCACCCTCATGAAAACATGGTCGCTTTCTGCGCCTTCGGTCAGAGTCAGCCTGTGCACGTGTACCTGTACGACCGCAAAG cgtcccagctggAGGTGCACAATATAAAAGCAGCGTCAGCCACGAGCAGATCAGCTTCTGTGGACACCAAAACCATCAGACACACTCCTGACCCCCCAGCGTTACAGGACGCATCTGCTGCTTCAACCATAGACCAGTTTGCTCAAGCGACAAGGCTTGCATTGAAAATGCAGTGTGTTAAGGAGCAGCTGGATTCCGTACTT GAGCCACATCAGAGGTCTTCAACTTCTGGATTCTATGAGCACG ATAAAATGGGGACTTCTCACACGGGGAGGAGTTTGACATCAGATTCTCTCACA ACGGGATTAAATGCTTCGTTAccacctccatctctcctgTCGCCGCACTCCAAGCTGCAGCTGTCTGGCTCTCTGGCGGAGCAGCTTATCCCCCAGGCAGCCCTGAGCACCCAAAACC GCGGGTTCAGTCCAGTCGGTCAGCGCCTCAAAGGAGCTTCATCTTTCAGGCTACAGTCG ACCCTCCCTGACCACATTTCCTCAGGTTTCCACGTGGAAACAGACTCTGCTCCCGTCCAGCAAGTA GTCGTCTCGCTCTATGACTACAGCGCCAATCGATCTGATGAGTTGACCATACGGCGCGGTGATGTCATCCAAGTGCTGTACAAAGACAATGACAACTGGTGGTTCGGTCGTCTGAACAACGGGCAGCAGGGATATTTTCTCGCTTCTTATGTAGCAGATCAGA GAGATTTCCATGACGAGGGGACTCAGTCTGTAGATGCACACGCAGCCCTGTGTGAGGCGGCTGCTGAGAGGTCAACGCCAACCAGG GTATCTGCTGCAATTAGCTCCTCTGGGGAACTCCGGTTTCTTTCTGAGCCGACCCTTTCGGACACCGAGCCTGAGCTGACCGATGCCAG AGCCAGAAGGAAAAAGAAGGTGAAAAAGCCAGGAGTCCCCGCACCGTCATCTCAAGCCACATTCTCAGATGCAGACGCTTCGGAGTCGACGAGCACCAGGATGAGAGGCAGATCGACAGACAGGCCGCTCCCCAAGAGACCGACAGGCCGGACTAACAGTGCCTTCCAGCCTGATGCATGA
- the LOC139342067 gene encoding uncharacterized protein produces the protein MASGFCENCLRLLREFTAHLRKVCREFEQKLRDFFRELCQCTCFGDTPERTTQELSLHLLCDAETQILDQGSLQALSRLATSENTDLQMTAALCYLHLSHHLKSPLPDAFMEPVMALLLSADLDVQKTILLSLVNLLVKNNVCKELVIEMGMLVPILELFQSGDGAAQCHSCACVTMLACSESNREAVMVDGIIPLLALAKSYDPQVQQNATWALLHLTQSDWSTRILCQAGAIPVLVLLLQSSDSVLQFYSCTALCNIAAVQEHHPKLLSIGGHFLLKSLLTLVSSSVRKNSTQACRCLQTLSKNVLIQEQLMELDCMLPLKALLKTSFPESAITLLSALSAHPPNNDVLVSEGLLDEIGQLLHRHRSSSVIITQSCKIIADLCSSCMGQQAVMESLCLSGLLQALVSPALSDETSLHVTSCLHHLMTWDPLKSNLLVTITSEQVARLVKLSGQTQNPQLSYNSAAIISKLETTGEMVQLLRPHYLNMLDYLLVFLKNKDVKFQQLGIVTIFNLKKDAEFSSLLADSELEVQLRKVHAQTEETRRLLLPVIQPPSPSSVNS, from the exons ATGGCCTCTGGATTTTGTGAAAATTGTCTCCGTCTGCTCAGAGAGTTCACTGCTCATTTGAGGAAGGTTTGCAGAGAGTTTGAGCAAAAACTAAGAGACTTTTTCAGAGAACTTTGTCAGTGCACCTGTTTCGGAGATACACCAGAGAGGACGACTCAAGAGTTGAGCTTACACCTCCTGTGTG ATGCTGAAACTCAAATACTTGATCAGGGAAGTCTGCAGGCACTGAGCAGACTTGCaacctcagaaaacactgatCTGCAAATGACTGCAGCCCTGTGCTATTTACATCTGAGTCATCATT TGAAATCTCCCTTACCAGACGCCTTCATGGAGCCAGTCATGGCCTTACTTTTATCAGCTGACCTGGATGTGCAAAAGACTATCTTGCTCTCCTTGGTTAATCTGTTAGTAAAGAATAATG TGTGCAAAGAGCTGGTGATTGAAATGGGGATGCTGGTGCCCATACTGGAGCTGTTCCAGTCTGGTGATGGTGCAGCCCAGTGTCACTCATGTGCCTGCGTCACCATGCTGGCCTGCTCAG AGTCAAACAGGGAAGCTGTCATGGTGGATGGAATCATACCACTGTTGGCTTTAGCAAAATCCTACGATCCACAGGTGCAACAGAACGCAACGTGGGCTCTGTTACATCTCACACAGTCAG ACTGGTCAACCAGGATCTTATGTCAAGCAGGAGCCATTCCTGTGCTTGTACTTCTGCTGCAGTCATCAGATTCAGTGCTTCAGTTTTACAGCTGCACCGCTCTGTGCAACATCGCTGCTGTCCAGGAGCACCACCCAAAGCTGCTCAGCATCGGGGGTCATTTTTTGTTAAAGTCTCTTCTGACACTCGTATCTTCCTCTGTGCGTAAG aatTCAACCCAAGCATGCAGATGCCTGCAGACTCTCTCAAAGAATG TTctgatccaggagcagctgatggagCTTGACTGCATGCTGCCCCTGAAGGCGCTGCTGAAAACCTCTTTTCCTGAGTCAGCCATAACGCTGCTGTCTGCACTGTCTGCACACCCACCAAACAAT GACGTCCTGGTGAGCGAAGGACTGCTGGATGAAATCGGTCAGCTGCTTCATCGTCACAGATCCAGCTCTGTTATAATCACACAAAGCTGCAAGATAATCGCTGACCTGTGTAGCTCGTGCATGGGTCAGCAG GCTGTGATGGAGAGTCTGTGTTTATCAGGACTCCTCCAGGCTCTTGTATCTCCCGCCCTGTCAGATGAGACCTCGCTGCACGTGACATCATGCTTGCATCACCTGATGACCTGGG ATCCACTTAAGTCGAACTTGTTGGTGACAATAACATCAGAGCAAGTTGCAAGACTAGTGAAGTTGTCGGGACAAACGCAGAATCCTCAGTTGTCATACAACAGCGCGGCCATCATCAGCAAGCTAGAAACGACTG GGGAGATGGTGCAGCTGCTGAGACCTCACTACCTGAACATGCTGGACTACCTGTTAGTGTTTCTCAAAAACAAAGATGTTAAGTTCCAGCAGCTTGGCATAGTTACCATATTCAACCTCAAGAAAG ATGCAGAGTTTTCATCCCTGTTGGCTGACAGTGAGTTGGAGGTTCAGCTCAGGAAGGTGCATGCGCAGACGGAGGAAACCaggcggctgctgctgccagtgatTCAGCCCCCATCTCCATCTTCTGTTAACTCTTGA